A DNA window from Sylvia atricapilla isolate bSylAtr1 chromosome 6, bSylAtr1.pri, whole genome shotgun sequence contains the following coding sequences:
- the G2E3 gene encoding G2/M phase-specific E3 ubiquitin-protein ligase, with translation MSETTNFGVQSTSCVLCGRTDDCPEKYGEKRTYVEYNLTVHYYCLLMSSGIWQRGKEGEGVDGFLFSDIRKEVNRAAKLKCNICKKKGASIGCVAPKCKRSYHFPCGLQRECIFQFMEDFRSYCWEHRPVQEFVDEEPRKSSQCTICLNLVEHLPLYTVLKSPCCKNAWFHRDCLQYQALSAGIFFFRCTVCNNKEKFQKEMFRMGIYIPERDASWELEENAYQDLLHRYQHCDVKRCLCKKGRDYNEPDSKWEIKRCQSCGSCGTHLACSSMKSSEQNWDCTECRSIFAKSGKHRKRKKCALATSEKTNGADSLLEEPPPKSSRQASGPPHSFLLQSPKIKCQNLSPCSHLELPASNRMSMPLSPVMSSRNWSLSLRHKHLREKRMKVCNILKELKAQVKTKTTRLNIDAGNIWSSALKGFRQRVFSPANNIEVNFSNCKNTLKTNTSASKYHFFQLLMLHLQNSSLFEGSSGKNLSLDFQAVKENLYFEAGKMIAISLVHGGPCPGFFSKTLFKCLVYGPENVKPALEDVADVDVAQTIQMIKYADNLSSLQSALQDCHKCLTAARSLRPVTALCDKNVLVNDILINHVIKRIALPLESFMQGLKTLGVLEKMQMHPNVFSSIFCHKPERLSAETVFNLFTIHSSSDVCKGAEFWMGYLQDVESGDSVVTLEDILLFVTGSCYVPSIGFDPEPTIKFLFISYPIGNRLLNCLELPVTKTYQQFKKIMELTIGKTPKN, from the exons ATGAGTGAAACAACTAATTTTGGTGTTCAAAGCACAT CCTGTGTTCTCTGTGGACGGACAGATGACTGCCCTGAGAAGTATGGAGAAAAAAGGACCTATGTGGAATACAATCTCACTGTTCACTATTACTGTTTG tTGATGTCAAGTGGCATTTGGCAGAGAGGTAAAGAAGGTGAAGGTGTAGATGGATTTTTATTCAGCGATATTAGAAAAGAAGTGAATAGAGCTGCAAAACTG AAATGTAATATCTGTAAGAAAAAGGGAGCTTCAATTGGATGCGTGGCTCCTAAATGCAAAAGAAGTTACCATTTTCCTTGTGGGTTACAAAGGGAATGCATTTTCCAGTTTATGGAAGACTTCAG atcTTACTGTTGGGAACATAGACCAGTCCAAGAGTTTGTGGATGAAGAACCCAGAAAATCTTCACAGTGCACAATCTGCCTGAATTTGGTTGAACATCTTCCATTGTACACTGTACTGAAAAGTCCTTGCTGTAAAAATGCTTGGTTTCATCGTGACTGCTTGCAG TATCAAGCTTTGAGCGctgggatatttttctttaggtGCACAGTATGTAATAACAAGGAGAAATTTCAAAAAGAGATGTTTAGGATGGGCATATACATTCCAGAAAG GGATGCATCTTGGGAACTTGAAGAAAATGCATATCAAGACTTACTGCATCGTTATCAACACTGCGATGTTAAAAGGTGTCTCTGCAAGAAAGGAAGAGACTATAATGAACCTGATAG TAAATGGGAAATAAAGCGTTGCCAGAGCTGTGGTTCTTGTGGTACTCACTTGGCCTGTTCATCCATGAAGTCATCAGAGCAAAACTGGGACTGCACGGAATGCAGGAGTATCTTTGCAAAATCAG GGAAGCATAGGAAACGGAAAAAGTGTGCTTTGGCCACCTCTGAAAAGACAAATGGAGCAGATAGTTTGCTGGAAGAGCCACCTCCAAAGTCCTCTCGGCAGGCGTCTGGACCTCCACACAGTTTTCTACTCCA ATCACCAAAGATAAAGTGCCAGAACTTGTCACCTTGCTCACACCTAGAACTTCCAGCATCCAACAGAATGTCCATGCCCTTGTCTCCAGTGATGTCAAGCAGGAActggtccctgtccctgaggcaCAA GCatttaagagagaaaagaatgaaagtTTGTAATATATTGAAAGAGTTGAAGGCAcaagttaaaacaaaaacaacaagaCTTAACATTGATGCAGGAAACATTTGGAGTAGTGCTTTGAAAGGATTCAGACAACGTGTCTTCAGTCCTGCCAACAATATTGAAGTAAATTTCTCTAACTGCAAAAATACATTGAAGACAAATACTTCTGCATCAAAATACCATTTCTTCCAATTATTAATGCTTCACCTTCAGAATTCATCGTTGTTTGAGGGCTCTTCTGGAAAGAACTTGTCCCTTGATTTTCAAG ctgtaaaagaaaatctttattttgaagCTGGGAAAATGATTGCAATATCTCTGGTTCATGGTGGTCCATGTCCTggtttcttttccaaaacactGTTCAAGTGCCTTGTCTATGGTCCAGAGAATGTGAAGCCAGCTTTGGAAGATGTTGCTGATGTTGATGTAGCACAAACAATACAAATG ATAAAATATGCAGATAATCTGTCCAGCCTACAGTCTGCACTGCAGGACTGCCACAAATGCCTCACTGCTGCCAGATCTTTGAGAcctgtcacagctctgtgtgataAGAACGTGCTGGTGAATGACATCTTGATCAATCATGTCATCAAGAGAATTGCTTTGCCCCTAGAAAG TTTTATGCAGGGTTTGAAAACTCTTGGTGTTCtggagaaaatgcaaatgcacCCAAATGTGTTCTCTAGCATCTTTTGCCACAAACCCGAAAGACTTTCAGCGGAAACTGTTTTCAATCTCTTTACAATCCATTCCTCATCAGATGTATGTAAAGGTGCTGAGTTTTGGATGGGCTATTTGCAAGATGTGGaaa GTGGTGATTCTGTAGTGACATTGGAGGACATTCTGCTCTTCGTAACAGGCTCCTGTTATGTACCATCCATTGGTTTTGATCCTGAACCTACTATCAAATTTTTGTTTATAAGTTATCCCATTGGAAACAGACTTCTTAATTGCTTAGAGCTTCCTGTAACAAAGACATATCAGCAGTTCAAAAAGATAATGGAGCTCACCATTGGAAAAACACCTAAGAACTAA